A single genomic interval of Gossypium raimondii isolate GPD5lz chromosome 11, ASM2569854v1, whole genome shotgun sequence harbors:
- the LOC105788092 gene encoding T-complex protein 1 subunit eta → MAAMLQPQIILLKEGTDTSQGKAQLVSNINACTAVADVVRTTLGPRGMDKLIHDDKGNVTISNDGATIMKLLDIVHPAAKILVDIAKSQDSEVGDGTTTVVLLAGEFLKEAKPFVEDGVHPQNLIRSYRTACYLAIDKIKELAVSIEGKSLEEKKSLLAKCAATTLSSKLIGGEKVFFASMVVDAVIAIGNDDRLNMIGIKKVPGGNMRDSFLVNGVAFKKTFSYAGFEQQPKKFLNPKILLLNIELELKSEKENAEIRLSDPSQYQSIVDAEWNIIYDKLDKCVKSGAKVVLSRLAIGDLATQYFADRDIFCAGRVAEEDLQRVAAATGGTVQTSVNNIIDEVLGTCEVFEEKQVGNERFNIFSGCPSGRTATIVLRGGADQFIEEAERSLHDAIMIVRRALKNSTVVAGGGAIDMEISRYLRQHARTIAGKSQLFINSYAKALEVIPRQLCDNAGFDATDVLNKLRQKHALPSGEGASYGVDINTGGIADSFTNFVWEPSVVKSNAINAATEAACLILSVDETVKNPKSESAQGEAAASAMAGRGRGRGRGMRRR, encoded by the exons ATGGCAGCCATGCTG CAACCGCAaatcattcttttaaaagaagGGACCGATACGTCCCAGGGCAAGGCGCAACTAGTGAGCAACATAAACGCTTGCACCGCCGTCGCTGACGTGGTTAGAACAACCTTGGGTCCCAGGGGTATGGACAAGCTCATTCACGATGACAAGGGGAACGTCACCATTTCCAACGACGGGGCTACCATCATGAAGCTTCTCGATATTGTCCACCCCGCCGCAAAGATCCTCGTCGATATCGCCAAGTCTCAGGACTCCGAG GTTGGTGATGGAACTACAACTGTTGTACTACTAGCAGGAGAGTTTTTAAAAGAGGCCAAGCCTTTTGTTGAGGATGGAGTCCACCCTCAAAATCTAATTCGGAGCTATCGAACTGCTTGCTATTTG GCTATTGATAAGATCAAAGAACTAGCTGTTAGCATAGAGGGCAAAAGtctagaagagaagaaaagctTATTAGCTAAATGTGCTGCTACAACTCTCTCTTCAAAACTCATTGGCGGGGAAAAGGTGTTCTTTGCATCAATGGTTGTGGATGCTGTTATCGCTATTGGCAATGATGATAGGTTGAATATGATTGGAATTAAGAAG GTTCCAGGAGGCAATATGCGGGACTCCTTTTTGGTTAATGGTGTTGCCTTTAAAAAGACATTTTCATATGCGGGTTTTGAGCAGCAACCAAAAAAGTTTCTAAATCCCAAGATACTTCTGTTGAACATTGAGTTGGAACTGAAATCTGAGAAGGAAAATGCTGAGATAAG ACTTTCGGATCCATCACAATATCAATCAATTGTTGATGCAGAATGGAATATCATTTATGACAAGTTGGATAAATGTGTGAAAAGTGGTGCAAAAGTTGTTCTTTCACGGTTGGCTATTGGGGATCTGGCAACACAG TATTTTGCAGATAGAGATATTTTCTGTGCTGGTCGTGTAGCTGAGGAAGACCTTCAGCGGGTTGCTGCTGCAACTGGTGGAACTGTACAGACATCAGTTAACAACATAATTGATGAG GTTCTAGGGACATGTgaagtttttgaagaaaagcAAGTTGGAAATGAGAGGTTTAATATATTCAGCGGTTGCCCATCAGGACGGACAGCCACTATAGTTCTTCGTGGTGGAGCTGATCAG TTCATTGAAGAAGCTGAGAGGAGCTTGCATGATGCAATTATGATTGTTAGAAGAGCTCTGAAAAACTCTACAGTAGTTGCTGGAGGTGGTGCAATAGAT ATGGAGATAAGTCGATACTTGAGGCAGCATGCACGCACAATAGCTGGGAAGTCGCaactttttattaattcttATGCAAAAGCTCTTGAG GTTATCCCACGGCAACTGTGTGACAATGCTGGATTTGATGCTACTGATGTGCTGAACAAATTAAGGCAGAAACATGCGCTTCCATCTG GCGAGGGTGCTTCTTACGGAGTGGACATCAACACTGGTGGAATAGCAGACTCATTTACAAACTTTGTCTGGGAGCCATCAGTTGTAAAG AGCAATGCCATCAACGCTGCTACCGAGGCTGCTTGTCTTATTCTAAGTGTGGATGAGACTGTAAAGAATCCCAAG TCGGAGAGTGCACAGGGAGAAGCTGCTGCTAGTGCCATGGCTGGCAGGGGGCGTGGCCGTGGACGAGGAATGAGGAGGCGTTGA